The following coding sequences lie in one Candidatus Binatia bacterium genomic window:
- a CDS encoding formyltransferase, translated as MRTVVCAYGEVGHESLAELLALGADVRLVVTHQDAPGEKIWFRSVAELARAHAVPVITPDDVNADDVVRTIAAARPELLFSFYFRQMMRRPLLELPTVAALNLHGSLLPRYRGRAPVNWVLLHGETETGVTLHVMDEKPDHGEIVAQRRVAIERDDTALSLTRKLAAEARLLLRETYPLLVAGRAPRVPQDHRAASYFGGRRPEDGAIDWSQSAESIRNLVRAVTDPWPGAFAALGGRRLYVWWAETRDGVRDAAVGTIVVTPDGRPLVATGDGALELCDVSWQDGERLSGVDWARREGIATGTRFEVGAQGDAREGRQGAMA; from the coding sequence GTGCGTACGGTGGTCTGTGCGTACGGCGAGGTCGGTCACGAAAGCCTCGCCGAGCTGCTCGCTCTCGGGGCCGACGTCCGGCTGGTCGTGACGCATCAGGATGCGCCCGGCGAGAAGATCTGGTTCCGCTCGGTCGCGGAGCTCGCGCGCGCGCACGCCGTTCCCGTGATCACGCCGGATGACGTCAACGCGGACGACGTCGTGCGCACGATCGCCGCGGCCCGGCCCGAGCTGCTGTTCTCGTTCTACTTCCGGCAGATGATGCGCCGTCCGCTGCTCGAGCTGCCGACGGTGGCGGCGCTCAACCTGCACGGCTCGCTGCTGCCGCGCTACCGCGGCCGCGCGCCGGTGAACTGGGTGCTGCTGCACGGCGAGACCGAGACCGGGGTCACGCTGCACGTGATGGACGAGAAGCCCGACCACGGCGAGATCGTCGCGCAGCGCCGCGTCGCGATCGAGCGCGACGACACGGCTCTGAGCTTGACGCGCAAGCTCGCGGCCGAGGCGCGTCTGCTGCTGCGCGAGACCTATCCGTTGCTGGTCGCGGGCCGCGCGCCGCGCGTGCCGCAGGATCACCGTGCGGCGAGCTACTTCGGCGGCCGGCGCCCGGAGGACGGCGCGATCGACTGGTCGCAATCGGCGGAGTCGATCCGTAACCTCGTGCGCGCGGTCACCGACCCGTGGCCCGGAGCGTTCGCGGCGCTCGGCGGAAGACGGCTCTACGTCTGGTGGGCCGAGACGCGCGACGGCGTGCGCGACGCGGCCGTCGGCACGATCGTCGTCACGCCGGACGGACGCCCGCTGGTCGCGACCGGCGACGGCGCGCTCGAGCTGTGCGACGTGAGCTGGCAGGACGGCGAGCGGCTGAGCGGCGTCGACTGGGCGCGCAGGGAGGGGATCGCGACGGGCACGAGGTTCGAGGTCGGGGCGCAGGGCGACGCCCGGGAGGGAAGGCAAGGAGCGATGGCGTGA
- a CDS encoding glycosyltransferase, which yields MSSLSILAPSELPRDQVRPGELRPSDSAASTPEVSVVVPVFNEEATLVELHAQVAKALEGESYELVLVNDGSRDRSREILHELAARHPEVVAVELSRNFGQHPAVLAGFSIARGRYIVTLDADLQNPPSEIPRILEKLRAGHDVVGSVRANRRDPWLRKRISSLVNTVATASMGVGMSDYGCMLRGYSREVADEIIELAEQSAFIPALAMMIARDPVEIPVKHGERDRGRSKYSPLKLMRLGFDLITGFSLLPIQLVSLTGVLIAVLGVAFAAFLMVRRLIVGPESEGVFTLFAILFAFVGVLLLAVGLVGEYVGRIYAEVRRRPVYRIREIVSQSLPAEEAR from the coding sequence ATGAGCTCGCTGTCGATCCTCGCGCCGAGCGAGCTGCCGCGCGACCAGGTGCGTCCGGGCGAGCTGCGTCCGAGCGATTCGGCGGCGAGCACGCCGGAGGTCTCGGTCGTCGTCCCCGTGTTCAACGAGGAGGCGACGCTCGTCGAGCTGCACGCCCAGGTGGCGAAGGCGCTCGAGGGCGAGAGCTACGAGCTGGTGCTGGTCAACGACGGCTCGCGCGACCGCTCGCGCGAGATCCTGCACGAGCTCGCGGCGCGCCATCCTGAGGTCGTCGCGGTCGAGCTGTCGCGCAACTTCGGACAGCATCCCGCGGTGCTCGCGGGCTTCTCGATCGCGCGCGGCCGCTACATCGTCACCCTCGACGCCGACCTGCAGAACCCGCCGAGCGAGATCCCGCGCATCCTCGAGAAGCTGCGCGCCGGACACGACGTCGTCGGCTCGGTGCGCGCGAACCGCCGCGATCCATGGCTGCGCAAGCGCATCTCGTCGCTGGTCAACACGGTCGCGACCGCGAGCATGGGCGTCGGCATGAGCGACTACGGCTGCATGCTGCGCGGCTACTCGCGCGAGGTCGCGGACGAGATCATCGAGCTCGCCGAGCAGTCGGCGTTCATTCCTGCGCTCGCGATGATGATCGCGCGCGATCCGGTCGAGATCCCCGTCAAGCACGGCGAGCGCGACCGCGGTCGCTCGAAGTACTCGCCGCTCAAGCTGATGCGGCTCGGCTTCGACCTGATCACCGGCTTCTCGCTGCTGCCGATCCAGCTCGTCAGCTTGACGGGCGTGCTGATCGCGGTCCTCGGCGTCGCCTTCGCCGCCTTCCTGATGGTCCGTCGCCTGATCGTCGGACCGGAGAGCGAGGGCGTGTTCACGCTGTTCGCGATCCTGTTCGCCTTCGTCGGCGTGCTGCTGCTCGCGGTGGGTCTGGTCGGCGAGTACGTCGGCCGGATCTACGCCGAGGTGCGACGCAGGCCGGTGTACCGGATCCGCGAGATCGTGTCGCAATCGCTGCCGGCCGAAGAAGCGCGCTAG
- a CDS encoding DegT/DnrJ/EryC1/StrS aminotransferase family protein, with amino-acid sequence MLPYARPSIGEAEIAEVEACLRSGWLSTGPRAMRFEQELAAHLGVKHALGASSGTAALHLAVLAAGVGPGDEVVTTPLTWVSTANVLLHAGARPVFADVEPGTLNLSATAVEAALTPRTKAILPVHFAGLPCDQDALREVAERHRLAIIEDAAHALGASYKGRPIGTFGAATMFSFHPAKNLTTGEGGALVTDSDEIAARAKRLRFHGIEQTPESRFGGRGAATYDVLEPGFKYNFTDLQAAIGLHQLARLEEMNARRRALAELYRERLADVPWAKPLATPSYEHVHAWHLMVVSLEVEALTATRDEVISELRERGVGAGLHFVPLHLQTLYRDMANPARLPVATDAGRRILSLPLFPDMRDEDVTMVVDTLAEVLRRNARAAHSGTRAAVRAGGAVG; translated from the coding sequence ATGCTTCCGTACGCGCGGCCCTCGATCGGCGAAGCCGAGATCGCCGAAGTCGAGGCGTGCCTGCGCTCCGGCTGGCTGTCGACCGGGCCGCGCGCCATGCGCTTCGAGCAGGAGCTCGCCGCGCACCTCGGCGTGAAGCACGCGCTCGGCGCGAGCTCGGGGACGGCCGCCTTGCACCTCGCCGTGCTCGCCGCCGGCGTCGGTCCGGGCGACGAGGTGGTGACGACGCCGCTCACCTGGGTGTCGACCGCGAACGTGCTGCTGCACGCTGGCGCGCGTCCCGTGTTCGCCGACGTCGAGCCCGGCACGCTGAATTTGTCTGCGACGGCGGTCGAGGCCGCGCTCACCCCGCGCACCAAGGCGATCCTGCCGGTGCACTTCGCGGGCCTGCCGTGCGACCAGGACGCGCTGCGCGAGGTCGCCGAGCGACACCGTCTCGCGATCATCGAGGACGCGGCGCACGCGCTCGGCGCGTCGTACAAGGGGCGCCCGATCGGCACCTTCGGCGCCGCGACGATGTTCAGCTTCCACCCGGCGAAGAACCTGACGACGGGCGAGGGCGGGGCGCTGGTCACGGATTCGGACGAGATCGCGGCGCGCGCCAAGCGCCTGCGCTTCCACGGCATCGAGCAGACGCCCGAGAGCCGCTTCGGCGGCCGCGGGGCCGCGACCTACGACGTGCTCGAGCCGGGCTTCAAGTACAATTTCACCGATCTGCAGGCGGCGATCGGTCTGCACCAGCTCGCGCGGCTCGAGGAGATGAACGCACGGCGCCGCGCGCTCGCGGAGCTCTACCGCGAGCGTCTCGCCGACGTGCCGTGGGCGAAGCCGCTCGCGACGCCGTCCTACGAGCACGTGCACGCGTGGCATCTCATGGTGGTGTCGCTCGAGGTCGAAGCGCTCACCGCGACCCGCGACGAGGTGATCTCCGAACTGCGCGAGCGGGGCGTCGGCGCCGGGCTGCACTTCGTGCCGCTTCATCTGCAGACGCTGTATCGCGACATGGCGAATCCTGCGCGTCTTCCGGTCGCCACCGACGCGGGACGCAGGATCCTGTCGCTGCCGCTGTTCCCCGACATGAGGGATGAGGACGTGACGATGGTGGTGGACACGCTGGCGGAGGTACTGCGCCGCAACGCTCGTGCGGCGCACTCGGGGACGCGCGCCGCGGTGCGCGCCGGCGGCGCCGTAGGATGA
- a CDS encoding zinc ribbon domain-containing protein, with the protein MPIYEYRCPKCGVFDHMQKITEKPLKKCPTCGSGKVSKLMSNPAFHLKGDGWYITDYARKGNGGKGSSSDAGSDSSSDSKSESKKSESATAAA; encoded by the coding sequence ATGCCCATCTATGAATACCGCTGTCCGAAGTGCGGCGTCTTCGACCACATGCAGAAGATCACCGAGAAGCCGCTGAAGAAGTGCCCGACCTGCGGCAGCGGCAAGGTGAGCAAGCTCATGTCGAACCCGGCCTTCCACCTGAAGGGGGACGGCTGGTACATCACGGACTACGCCCGCAAGGGCAACGGTGGGAAGGGCAGCAGCTCGGACGCGGGGAGCGACTCCTCGTCCGACAGCAAGAGCGAATCGAAGAAGTCCGAGTCGGCGACGGCGGCTGCCTGA